tttgagtctcccTCAAATTCAcagcttacaacacaaccaagaactccttctttgctgaactattttgaactccttcaaaaacttatcaaggcatgcatttcattgaaagttctatttatcgttttgatctatctctatagatcttgatgatcaatgttcaagtagctctatccagattttcctttgaaaaactcctttcaaacaaccctttattctttacagaaattctacattacttccgatcaacaatatgtcaaccacatataattatcagaaattctgtagtgctcccactcctaggaaaagggctatagatgatatagacactaatggcgcaccagaaaagtagtgcgccactactatatagcagtggtgcaccatgtgcaggtgtgcttggcgcaccacacactcggtgcgccactaatattttttttttgcaaaagtactaatggcgcaccggggcagagtgtgccactactagtttaactagtaatggcgcaccactcacccagtgcgccactactataatttttttttgcaaaactactaatggcgcaccaccagctggtgcgccattagtaaccagggttactaatggcgcatttgtaggtggtgcaccacaactatattttttttgcaaaactactaatggccaccgctccaccgccgccgacgaccccccgcaccatcccccgctccaccgccgccgccgaccccccgcaccctcccccgctccatcgCCGCTGACGACCCCCCGCATCCTCCCcagcccgctccaccgccgccgacgacccccgcaccctcccccgctccaccaccgccgacgacccctcgcaccctcccccgctccaccgccgccgccgaccccccacaccctcccccgctccaccgccgccgacgacccccgcaccctcccctgtctcctcgctcggttaccccgaacggaatcggccgagcgcaccacccaccccgtcccccccccccgagcgccattgctatccaaaaaaaaaaaaattactaatggcgcacctttctggggtgcgccattgctatccaaaaaaaagattactaatggcgaaCCTCTCtaagatgcgccattgctatataaaaaaatattactaatggcgcactgcatggggatgcgccctttctatcaacaaaAAGTTCTAATGGCGCACTGCTTGGGGGTGCCCCATTGCTAACCAGCAGTGCCTCTCCTCTCCCAAATCCAACCGGCCACTCTCTCTCCcgtgctcgctctctctctctccacccccaccccctccaCCGTGCCGTCGGCCGGCCGCATCCCCGCCGCACGGCCTCGCCCCCCACCCGCTGACGGATCTCCGGATCTGGGCGGCCTAGGCGCCCGCGGCCCCAACGCCACCTCCCCGCCCCACCCGCCGCTGCGCCGCGTCCCGTCGCGCTGGTGACCAGGCGTCGTCGGGCCCAGCCCTCGCCCCGCCGCCCTCGCAGGCGCCTCCCTCGCCTTCAAGGGTCGCCGCTGTCACATCccggacaccttaatcaagttagctttgtgctcatgttttctttgcattgcatctaggaaattttcaacaagaacaacgtaagtggtgaaggaaaattcaacaaactctagccacttctcaaattaagggaaattccaaaactagttaaaatcaatgaacccaaaatggcctcaagaaaagttcaatctttctgataattcttgaaaacaaataagcaataaaggaaaccatttattttatactcttggcattttaaataaatgcataagctattggtttcaagttttaaatttgaaatcagaaactttaagttttcaaaaatgttgaaaactttaggaatggttggaaatattccaataaatattctggggtgttcaaaatAGTATTTACAAACTatatgggagctgaaataaatagtaaatcaattagttagcagaacagaaacaaaacagaaaaaatagaggaagaaacgacctcgccgccggtggatctcagctggcctgagccattgacgtgtggggccagcctctggataatctggaatagtaaaaataaaactaaataatttaataagtcgctgacatgtgggtctagtgagattaattagctaattaagattaattctaatctaaaactgaccagagacactgaccagtgggtcccactggtcaggtttaacTTTTAGCGGCTAGttggacctgttgatgtcatgctgatgcaataaagagttttctgatttaaaagaattccagaaaaatgccaaaacttccaaaattcatagaaattaatgtgtaactccaatgaaaataatttatatatgaaaaagtatcagaaaaattcaaggaatctgaatatgtcattttcaaacatgtttgaaaatgttgcagaacccaaacatgtagattaatgaataagttaattcttataaatactttgtagatggaatttggaaaatatttaaattttactATAAAtggcatgatcaaacactgtcctaattacaaaccaggaacctaacatgtcatcccatgcatgttaaaagcaagttgatctgagcatcaggttgaatcaattgaaatggtatccgagaatacctcgtttgaagtggtatttgaatttgattcaaatcaacttcaaacctaatacatgttatctATAATAGTTAaccatcttgcattctcatgccatgctcatgcatcatcttgattgcatatgtttgatattggttgttttcattcctttcggtaggctccgctcccccggattccaccgaatatccgtctgacggatattgtcactcctctaagcaacaaggcaagcaaccatttttgatcatcccaataaatcccatgttcttgctcctgcagttacttattgcattaggatcaaatgtttcaaatgcttttgccacgttagttgaacccacttccttcgcatgacctatccttgtcacagtaaatagctgaaccttgcaacctagcatacctggtagttgcttgagccatgatgtgccttatcctgctatacatgctatgcttagagctgtgtatggtctgtcatctgggagataaacagaattgtgagaatgtgttcggtaagcaaaggttgtgtgttgaaactGATTTAGTAAAGGTAtctgtgaaaggctgtgtaggagtacatggcgggttgtttcattggaaccgtccttaggaactgagttgcaagtagtttctggtcttTATAGTCatactggaggccgtgcatagcgctgagctgagaggtgggctgtgatgcggtaggcagtggcacggtgtaccaagtgacacccggatggtgggcttgggaaccctgcgcacatcgtttgaggccgtggcggaaacctcggccggacttccgtacgggttactctcagataggcgataaacctggactaggtactaatgtggttaacggtcgtggccgactccctcgctgggcttccgcttgaaggttgccgaggtgcatgacgtgcacatggcgataagtggcgagagcgtgtggaacgaagtatacccctgcagagttacgatctattcgaatagccgcgtccgcggatatggactacttggaaacatatgttgttcataaataacttcaatggctactcataaaattatcaagataaacgtgagtgtcgtggacgacattttcgtatgaagacggaatgattccaggatggagtattgttgtgctgTTAGTGGACTCGAGTGGACAGCCGCGGCGCCCTCGTCGCCTGCTGTACGAGCACGTCCCCTGCCTCCGCGTCGCCACCACATCGACGCGCAGATCACCGCGCGCGCTCGCCTCCCATGCCCCCCGCGAGCGCGCTCTCCGACGGCGAGGAGCTCGACCTCTTCATGTTGAGCTGCAGCTATTATGAGACGCCCTTCCTTCACGCCGCCTCGGCTACCTGGGCTTCTGCCAAATCTTATCCTACAGAATCTCGACGTCGCAGCCGGAGGTAACTGCCCTTGAGTGGTTGGGGGTAGATGGGCACGGACGAGCACCTCCGCGACGACGATGCCATCGCGGTGCTCCTCTCCTCCGGCTTCGAGGCCGACAAGGTCGACGCGCTTGACCTCCTCCTCGTGCAGGGCGTCGACGTCGCGACTTCTCTTCCCACAGGTTCAGTTCCTCTCGTCCTGTAGCGCCGTGGAAACTCGAACTGATTTTTGCGTGCGTTCAGTAGCAGAGTTTGTGCTCTTAATTAAATGTGTAGCAGATTTAATTGCCGCAGGTTTGCTGCACTAAGGCTTGCTTCTATATTATTATATATACATCGATTGAGAATTCGAGATACACTTTTGGTCTATACTGATGCTACGTGATGCGAATGGTTTCTAACAGATTCACACTTTTGGTCTATACTGATGCTACGTGATGCGAATGGTTTCTAACAGATTCATGAGAAGTGTCAGGTTCTGATGTTCTATGTTTCACTACATTTGGGTAATGTGCACAGCACTCCACACACAAGATCTGCTCCATCAACCAGCACCATACTCTGCCTCGAACGGTAAACTCTACTGAATTTTCTTTCTAAGCCAAGTCAACATTTAAATCTTCTTTTGGTTCATAAGATAGGAATATCATTGGAGCAGAAAACTTTTATGAAATGAAATGCCATATATCACAAATCCCATGAACATGAATTATAAAATAGATGTCTTTTGATTCACATACTAGGAATTTTTCCATTAAATCTAGGGTATTATTTATTTTCCTATGAAAGCAGAGGATATCCATAGTAATAGGATTATATTGCTACGAATCAAAGTGCAGTAAAGATTTTTTTCTATAGAAATCTTATCCTACAGAATTTGTCGCAGACACACTACGTGCTCCTCCTCTGTTCCTTCAAGGAACAGCTCCAGCAGGATGTGCGCATCCACGCCATGGAAGCGGTGATGGCTTGCTGGGAGCTCGAGCAGACTTTACAGAGCCTTAAAGGTAGGAACAGAGCATCTTAAGTTCATCCGTTCAACAGCAAGATATGTGCTTCTTAAGTTCTCTAGGAAGAGAATTTTGTAATATGTACTTGTTAACTGATAGTCATAGTGACTATCGTGCTACTTATAGTGGGGGACACCATCTTCTGGAATCTTTAGCCACAACTCAAAAATTTAAAAGGAAGTGCTTTATCTATTCTACTCGAGTGTATAAATATTGCATAGTGTCATTTAGAGGGAGGGTAGTCATTCAACATTTAGTTCACCAGATTGGGACAACTTTTCTTCTTTCTTTACTTTGTCAGTGTGCCGTATTTGTCAGTATTATTTCTTCAGTGTGGTATCCACATCCAAGGCAAAGAACCGCTCTTGCAATATACGATCTTCATCAACAAATCTGAGAATCAATGCCATCTGCTCTCTATTTGCTACATCACATGTCTCGTCCAGTAGAATAGAAAACTTAGAATCCCCGATCTCTTCACGAATATGTTTCCTAACTTTCAATGCATAAATACCCAAAATCTCTTGTTGGATGTCATGTGATGTGTACTTTGAACTGTATGGAGCATTCTCCAAAATAACTTCAGCAATCTCAGGGTTGAATTCTGCAAGGAGCTTTAACAATTCAATAAAGTTCCCTCTGTTCTTTGACTCTGGAGTTTCATCATGGTCTCTAAATGCACAAGATTGTGTTGTAAGCCACTTAACAGCTGCAATTGATTTGTTCACCCTCATCCTGTTTCTTTCTATTTCCTCTGGTTTCGCACTGCTACAACATTTTCTAAATGGCCTTGCTGATTCAAGAAGTCATGCCATGATTTGGTTGCATTATTATGTTCAGAGCAAGGTTCAGAACCTATGTGGTTTAAGAAAGCACATTTCTTTCCATCATGAACCCTTTTCCAGTTTACAAATCCTCGCACTGTGAAAACATCTGAACCACctctcttgtttttgtttttgccaAACAAGAAACAATAGAAGCAATATGCCTACGTCGACTCCCTCAAGCTCGCCGGAAACGGCAAGGAGGTCTGGGTCTTCGACATCGACAAGACCACCCTCTTCAGCCTCCCCTACTACGCCAAGCACGGCTTCGGGTACGTACTTACACTCTTGTATACATTACATACACACTCTAGTGCATTAGACTTCCGATCGAGCAGGGACTTGCACTCATCCGATCGTCACTAGAAGCCGCATTGATAAACACTAGATATATCTTAAATGGTTCCTGTGGATATTGTGgtcatgagttatgtgtggtgtgCCATCGCAGAGATGATTGTGTGTTTCTTGAAGGTCCTTCGGGCGCCAAGAATTTGGAGTTGATAGCTGACTACGTTATGGTATGCTTGCACTCTTTTCGAGTGGATATGCTCACTGTTTTGCTAACACTGTTTGTTGTTTTGTGTTCACCCCGGTATTATTAAATCATACACTTGAAGTTAGAGCTTCAATTGTCTTTTAATTCTTCACCTCGTCCAGGTTTACAGAATGGATATAAAATGGTACCCTACATTTAGCAAGCTAAAAACATTGTTGCTCGGTCACTGGTGTATGGATGATGACTTTTATGGACTCATTTACTTTCTCAAGAACTCACCCATTCTAGAGAGATTTACCCTTGAACTTTATAAACCATTTGAGGTATGACTTCTCTTTCTTCTATGTATGATGCCTTGTCTTTGAAATTTCCATGTACTACTGATTCATTTCAGTTAATTATTTTGTTTGCAACAGCATGCGTATGGCATCATGAGTGGAACCTACCAGCCAAAGGACCAAGTTTTGGTATCAAAACATCTGAAGGCATTTGAAATCAATCATGTAAGAGATGATAAATGGATTCACCTATTATTGAAGGTCCTTGCTTCCCATGGAGTACATTCGGAACTAATAAAATTTGTAGAGAAGTACCATTCTTAACGTAAGTACATTTTACTGTTATAATGTTTTTATGTTCTAGTCTGCATGTGGGACACTACGATAATTGTATTGTTATTATAGTCAATTAAATCACAAAATAAAACTGAAATTTGAAAACATCCATTTGGTGAGGTTACAAATGAAAATAAAACACCTAGCTTATGTCAGTGAAATTGTAAACCTAGGCCAAAGAAGAAGTCCATGCAACATGCTAAGATCCTTTGGCTGTCAATGCCACTACGACACCATACACCTTTCATTCGCAATGTCTCATTTTGGTCGACCATTTAGCCTGCTCATGATCGATACCTAACAGCAAACATGGTGATTTCATCTGCTGGGCCAACAGCTACAGCTGCAAGAGGTGCTTGGTGCTGTAGCTGCATGCCTTTGCTATTAAGTAATAGGATTATGTTTGATTGATTATTAAAATCCAGCAGGTTGCTACACGCATGAACgctttattgagagttttcacctTGTCTTCATAATGAGAAAGTTTAATTTGGTGCTTTGTAGTTGGTTTGAGGTCTAGACCTCGAGGGGAGTTGTGGAAGGATAAGTTAAAAACTTCTGGCTGATTTCATGTTAACAAATACATTGTTTGAGCATTACAATAAAACAGATCAGGTTGCATCTTTGTCCGATCATCCAAGTGAATTTCGTTTACATTTTTCCacttttcctgcacttcagtgccACTCTCTAATTGGCCAGGACTTTCATGTACTCACTAGGCCTCCTGTTGTTGTCCCCTAGTTTGCACAGGCTTTAGTTTCCAGCACGAGTTGTGGTCCAGACCATCTACAATGGCTTCTCTATCCAGACACCCATGTCCATGAGTGATTCACCATGAAGCTCCCATCCAGACCGTCTACAATGGCTTCAGTTTGGGACGGCCCCCTTCCAGAGATGCCACTCCTTGTCCTGTCAAATGGTGATGAAACTTTCCTGCTTGCTTCGTACTCTTCTACTCATAGTATATACTTTTGTTCGTAGCTTTTAAAACTTTTACACCATATATCCGTATTTAATACTTTTAAGAGACCCATCTGCCTCATTCACATATATATGATGAAACATTCATTCTGTGTAGAGTATGAAGTATAGGAAGAGATCACGGCCAAAGTCTAAATGCACTCATAGGATCTGCATAGGATGTATCCTCTACTCCTATCTATTTATCAATAGAAATATCTATGCTTTTCAAGTGTTGTAATTTGCTAGAGGTTGCTCTTTTCGCCTCTGCATCACTAGCATTGTTGCTCAAAACATGTAAGTAGAGATCATTTGACCCATTTGACGATCAAATTTATAATTAGAGACCATTCttgaagatcttcatgatttataGTGTAAATTTGACATGTCGATGATTTCATCTTGTAGGTTGCCACGCGGATGTTCTTTGGACTACGATCTGGACATGAAGGCATTTGTTTTAGAGCCaaatattacttactaatgcccgcaaagtatcgttttgtattatatttgctatggagctatgtatgtatggatgctatggaactatatgtatatatggatgctatggaattttggatgtatggatgctatgaaattttgatatatggatcatgaaatttgttatgcaactttgcatatatgttatgtgttgtgaaTCAGTAAAACTActgggcacatattatgtattatatatttgatatatatgttatgtgctgttgaatttgtggttttgaaacaaaacatatatatgccagaataccagatactaatggagcaccatgggctatactaacggCGCAGtgcctggtgcaccattagtatatatgccctgggaggcatactaatggagcactatgggctatactaatggcgcactgcctggtgcgccattagtataaatgccttgggaggcatactaatggagcaccatgagctatactaatggtgcactgcctggtgcgccattagtatatatgccctgggaggcatactaatggagcaccatgggctatactaatggcgcactacctggtgcgccattagtataccagatactaatggcgcacctgtggtgcgccattagtaaaaaaatataatggcgtgatgctagtggcgcacctgtagtgcgccattagtagccaaaacaggtgcgccactagcacgcCTTTTCCTAATAGTGTCCCACTCActtgcactactgaaattcagttatttgccgtcagcctcttctttgtcgtctgctgactgaTGGCAGAGACCCTATTTGTCGTCAGTCACCAGAAAACTGACAGCAAAGAgcaaggctgatggcaaagatactctttgccatcagtcttgtctttgccgtctgctggcgcacggcaaagagcaggagggaagaagccaaagagcaCGGTGCGACGCACCACACACCCCCTCTcaccccataacgggcgctctctttgccgtttgccctcctgctctttgttgtcggtggggggggggggggggggggggggagggcggacgacaaagagcgccCCCCTAACGGTTGTCTGCCCACCCTACGTCCCCCAATCTCCGACAGTTTCCTCGCCCATCCGTGtgtctctctcacccctctctctgcCCCCCCCGCCCGCCGATCGCCTCCCCTCCACTCGTCCGAgcgccgcggcacccctcctccccgccccctccgCCTGCCCCAGCGTCGTCGCAACCCTTGGTCCCTGGAGCtcggcctcccctcctctccgccccctcctcctcggcTGCCCACCGCCCCAGCTGCCCACTCTCCTCCTCCTAATAGGTgagtttgttttttgttatttgattagatttagttatttgatttagtggtagtttagttagttgttttacttaaatagtagatttagtcctaggtttagttaattagtgctaggatatttgttatttgttaacttagaggtagattctattttgttaattagtggtagattgttttttagttaatgattggtagattctgtttttgttattttttgctatttagtgctatataggtttagcgataggtttagtgataggtttagattctacatagtcataattgtaataagtagaaaaaagatgaagaataaaagaagaataagtagataagggaagaagaataagaagaggaggaggaggaggaggataaaaagaagaagaagaagaagtagaagaagaaaaagaggagagaggagaagaataaagaagacgaaaaaggaaaagaaggaagaagaagaagaagagggaaatggaaaagaaggaagaagaacaagaagaagaagaagaaaaggaaggaacgaagaagaagaagaagaaaaggaagaggaggaaaaaagaagatgatgaagaagaaaatgacaccctaacacaccgacaccccgacacgacatcctgacgacAGCTTGGCAGAATACTCGGCGCAGCTGTTAATatgccgcccccgacgccactgacccccaacccccgacctccgacacctcttcggcctcttcttGACCAAAAAatcccccgaccaccgacccctgacgccacagaccctggacccccgacgacactgacccccgaccaccgacgccactaaccctcgaaccccgacgccaccgacacccgacaccaccgaccctcgacggcactgactcccgacgccactaacccccgacccccgacaactcttctccctccggttgaacgagaaggtgcttttcggccttccacaaaccgacgtggtcatagttttgtaaattatgagttaggtcacatattttccgattatgttttaaaaacatcatatttgtgttgatcgtgtgaatttcaatgtgcagttgtttgacgacctccacgtgcattggatgagctacgcccttgcgtttgttggtgagcacaaatgacttctcctcctacacccttaatttgctttgttccggtcttcgtgtcgatgaaacttgctagttataggtttcttcaatcatgagcatgcgtgaccagtatgcgtctcctgttcgaaagggcgacatctataaatatgcatgtctttgcatatttataaccgccatcctttcgaattgtccaacattatccatgaacggcctgagtatgtgtagattgggttcgtttcccGTATGCTGTTCTCCGGATCTgatgtggaatttcgtcaatgcctccctgttgttctccgggtacacatccttttTCCTtagtgccgagacgtgtatcaggagaacagtggggagaTGCTGctgaaattctgcatcgcatctggagcagagcatgggaaaacgaacccaatctacacatactcgggtgggattaggacctatctttacctattagcatgtaggttgcatggacgtaatagaactgacaaacttgattagcggatgaatatagatgatgaattatatatttatttcttgtgcgcccataggtagctaggcaacatgagtgatcgtgcttggatgtacactggtcaccctagtcagaaagacctgacgaatgaatggttaacaaaaaccagggggtttgtgagagccgcatttgcaaatggccagcaaaaaacttggtgcccctgtcccaactgcgacaactggaaaaagaagaCACAATtttaaatgggtaaacacctgcagaagtggggttttacgcctaattatacggtgtggacgttTCAtgatgagtctgaccaacgtgccagagctgaggtgattcgtcgtcgcaccgacgagcatggtaccaggatcgaagacatggtgcaagactttgataatgctcgggattcggacgatgagatggaggaatctgcaaaggccttctatgaaatgttggagtcttcaaaacgtcctctccatgagtagaccgagctttgtcagctcgatgtcatcgcgcaagtaatggctctgaaggctcaatttaaCCTAGGCacagaatgctacgatgcgatgatgacgatatttggacgctttctacccaaaggccatgtactgcctgcaaacatgtaccagtcagagaaaatcctccgtgtacttaagatgccctatgagaagatacatgcctgcgagaatggatgtgccatatttaggcttgagtatggggccttgaactattgccccatttgcagttcttccaggtatattgtggtagaaaacggtatggtgagaagaatcagaccaaaatccccattagtgttcttcgatatcagccaatcgtaccaagacttcaacatcttttcatggtcaaagagacggccagacagatgacatggcacaaattaggcaaaagaaccgaactagatgcggatgggaacaagatgctggtatacactttagatggttttgcgtggaggcacttcgatgcattacataaggataaatcggaagatccaaggcatcctagagttgccatcagcacagatgggttcaatgtgtatggtatgacggcaacacaatacaattgttggTCTGTATttatcattccactcaatttgccaccaggagagattatgaaaagaaagaacattttcctgacgttgataattccagggcccaactatccggggaagaatatgaatgtgtacaagcatccgcttaaggatgagttgcaagaatcctggaaaatgggatcaagacctacgacgcggctaccaaaacaaatttcaaaatgcatgtgtggtacatgtacacgacgcatgattatccggcgtttgcgctattcg
This genomic stretch from Hordeum vulgare subsp. vulgare chromosome 6H, MorexV3_pseudomolecules_assembly, whole genome shotgun sequence harbors:
- the LOC123403913 gene encoding uncharacterized protein LOC123403913, whose amino-acid sequence is MEAVMACWELEQTLQSLKETIEAICLRRLPQARRKRQGGLGLRHRQDHPLQPPLLRQARLRGLALIRSSLEAALINTRYILNGSCGYCGHELCVVCHRRDDCVFLEGPSGAKNLELIADYVMVYRMDIKWYPTFSKLKTLLLGHWCMDDDFYGLIYFLKNSPILERFTLELYKPFEHAYGIMSGTYQPKDQVLVSKHLKAFEINHFAQALVSSTSCGPDHLQWLLYPDTHVHE